The genomic DNA GCGGTCATGTCCCGCACGTCCTTGGAGCTCCCGCCGGAGATCAGCACGCAGTCGCATTCTGATACCGCACGCTCCAGCACCGGCCTGAGGAGCGCCGGGTCGTCCCGCACGATCCCGTAGGTCTGCGTATCACACCCGTGCTCCTGTGCAAACCCGCTGCAGAGATAGGTGTTGGCGTCCCGTACCTGCCCTGGTGCAGGCGCCGTCTCGGCAGGGACGACCTCGTTGCCGGTGGAGATGATCCCGATCCGCGGTCGCCTCACCACATCCACCGACGTGACGCCCGCTGAGGCCAGCACGCCCATGTCCTGCGGGGTGATCCGCCGACCGGTGCTGAGGATCACCGTATCTGCGGCATAGTCCTCGTCGTGACTGAGCACATTCTCACCCGGCGCCACCGCCCGTCCGACGAGCACCTCGTCCCCGACCGCTTCTGAGTACTCGATCATGGCCACGGCGTCGGCGCCCGGCGGCAGTACGCCGCCGGTCGGAATGTACCAGCATGCCCCTGGCTCCACCGTGCCGGGCGGGGCCTGCCCCATCTCCACCCGCCCGCGCAGTGTGAGCATGGCGGGCAGGGCTTCAGAGGCGCCGGTCGTGTCCGACGCCACCACGGCATACCCGTCCACCACCGACCGGTCAAAGCCCGGGAGGTCGTGAGGTGCCCGCACCTCGCTGCCGAGCACCCGGTGGAGGGCGGCGGTCAGGTCAACCCTCTCGGTCCCGATCTCTGGTGCGATCGAGCGGACGACCTCGACCGCCCGTTCGACCGGGACCACCTCGAGAAACAGGCTCATTTAAAGCAGCCCAGCTGACAGCCGCGGATCTTGATCTTGGGATCGTGGCGGTTGCAGTAGCGGGCAATGTCCATCTTCGGGATGTCGTATTTCTCACAGATGGCAAATGCCTGCTCGCACCGGATCTCGGTGGTGATCCCGAACTCGGCAAATGCGGATTCGATCAGATCTTTGTCCATGATGATGTGGTTGCCCCCGGGCATGATGAGCATTTCCCCCTCCGGGCAAGGTTTTAGCCGCGGCGAACCAAGATTAGAGGCATGCATGTCGCCCTGCTCTTTTCGCGCACCGATCCCGGCGGCTCAAATATTGCCGCCCGTGTCGGCACCCTGCTGAGCGAACGGGACGATTGGCCCCTCTGCCGCGCAGCAAAGGTCACGCTCCGGGGGATCGACAGCAGGCTGATCTATGCGGAGGGGGCGGATCGCGGCCTCGACGCCGATCTCCTGGTCTTCCTCTCCCGCCATTCGAGCGCCCGCCCGGTGCCCGCCCTCACCGTCCACGTCACCGGGAACTTCGGCGAGGCCGCCTTCGGCGGGGACCCGGAATGCATCGCACCGGCGGCGCCGGCGATGATGCATGCCGTGCTCCGCAATCTGGCCGCCCATGCACCGCCCGGTTACCGCGTGAGCTATGAGGCGACGCACCATGGCCCCACCACACTCTCCACCCCCTCGCTGTTTGTCGAGATCGGGAGCACCGAGACGGAGTGGCGGGATCCGGCCGCCGCCGATGCCGCTGCCCTCGCCGTGCTCTCCGCCGTCCCCGGCGACGTCATACCCCTCGTCGGGTTCGGCGGCACCCACTATGCCGTCCGGCAGACCGAGATCGCCCTCTCCAGCCGCGGCGCCTTCGGGCATATCGCCCCCACCCATGCGGTCCCCTCTCTTGGACCGGCAATGGTCGGCGCCATGGTCAGGCAGAGCGGTGCTGTGGCCGGGTACATCGACCGCAAGGCCCTCCGGCGTGAGGATGTCAGGCGCATCGAGGAATATCTCCAGAATGAAGGGCTGGAGGTGCTCTCCGAGGGGGAGATCACCGATATCCGGGCCCTCTCCTGGGCGTCATATGCAGAGGTGCGCCGGCGTGCCGGAGATCTCCTGCCCGGAGGGAGGGTCCGCACCGGCGGACTTGCCGGATCAGGGCCGCTCACGGTCGTCGAATTGCCGCCGTCTCTGGTTTCCGAGGCGGAACGGGCAGACCCCGGCAGGTTCAGGGAGGTGCTCTCACAGGTCAGGGCCGCATCCGTGGCCGGGGAGAACGGGACGGTGCCCTCGTTCATCACATTCAACTACCAAACCGAAGAAGTAATACATGATTTAATATCTCTGTGTATTAAAATCATAGATGATCGGTGGAGCACTGCAGCCGCCGGGGACGACCTTGTGATCACCAGGACGCGGTTCGATCCCTCGCGGGCACGGGAGCTCGGGGTTCCGAAGGGCCCTCTTTTTGGGGCGCTTTCGGCAGGCCGGACGGTTGAAGTCGACGGCCGGACCATCACCCCCTCCATGGTGCAGTCCTGCAGTGAGACACGTATCCACATCCCGGGGTTGGAGAGGTATACTGCATGAAATCAATCGTAGAAGAGGCACTTTCACGGGCACGAGACGAATATGAGGATATTGTCCAGCCGGACGAGGAACTCGAGGATCTCCTCCGGGACCTGAGGACCGAGATCGTTGTCGTCGGCTGCGGGGGCAGCGGTTCGAACACCATGTCCCGGATCGCCGAGGAAGGGATAGCCGGTGCGAGGCTTGTCGCCGTCAACACCGACGCCCAGCACCTGATCCGCACAAAGGCGGACAAACGGATCCTGATCGGCAGACAGCGCACCCGGGGGCTTGGCGCTGGTTCGATACCGCAGATCGGTGAGGAGGCCGCCCTTGAGAACGAGGACCAGATCCGCAGTTCTCTCGATGGCGCCGACATGGTCTTCATCACCTCCGGACTCGGCGGCGGGACCGGGACCGGTTCTGCACCGGTCGTCGCCAAGGCGGCGCACGAAGAGGGTGCGCTGACCATCGCGGTCGTCACCCTTCCCTTTACCTCTGAGGGCACGATCCGGATGGAGAATGCGGAGGCCGGCCTTGAACGCCTGCGCGACGTGGCCGACACCGTCATCGTCGTCCCGAACGACCG from Methanofollis fontis includes the following:
- a CDS encoding molybdopterin molybdotransferase MoeA, which gives rise to MSLFLEVVPVERAVEVVRSIAPEIGTERVDLTAALHRVLGSEVRAPHDLPGFDRSVVDGYAVVASDTTGASEALPAMLTLRGRVEMGQAPPGTVEPGACWYIPTGGVLPPGADAVAMIEYSEAVGDEVLVGRAVAPGENVLSHDEDYAADTVILSTGRRITPQDMGVLASAGVTSVDVVRRPRIGIISTGNEVVPAETAPAPGQVRDANTYLCSGFAQEHGCDTQTYGIVRDDPALLRPVLERAVSECDCVLISGGSSKDVRDMTAGVIGELGEVLVHGIAVAPGKPTIIGRVRTTPVIGLPGHPASAYIVLFAVVRHLIATINGAETPFRLARMPLAANIPSAKGREDYVRVAVVDRAAHPVFGKSGLLNTLVRSDGFVVVPAGREGLETGEETEVILW
- a CDS encoding D-aminoacyl-tRNA deacylase, yielding MHVALLFSRTDPGGSNIAARVGTLLSERDDWPLCRAAKVTLRGIDSRLIYAEGADRGLDADLLVFLSRHSSARPVPALTVHVTGNFGEAAFGGDPECIAPAAPAMMHAVLRNLAAHAPPGYRVSYEATHHGPTTLSTPSLFVEIGSTETEWRDPAAADAAALAVLSAVPGDVIPLVGFGGTHYAVRQTEIALSSRGAFGHIAPTHAVPSLGPAMVGAMVRQSGAVAGYIDRKALRREDVRRIEEYLQNEGLEVLSEGEITDIRALSWASYAEVRRRAGDLLPGGRVRTGGLAGSGPLTVVELPPSLVSEAERADPGRFREVLSQVRAASVAGENGTVPSFITFNYQTEEVIHDLISLCIKIIDDRWSTAAAGDDLVITRTRFDPSRARELGVPKGPLFGALSAGRTVEVDGRTITPSMVQSCSETRIHIPGLERYTA
- the ftsZ gene encoding cell division protein FtsZ, giving the protein MKSIVEEALSRARDEYEDIVQPDEELEDLLRDLRTEIVVVGCGGSGSNTMSRIAEEGIAGARLVAVNTDAQHLIRTKADKRILIGRQRTRGLGAGSIPQIGEEAALENEDQIRSSLDGADMVFITSGLGGGTGTGSAPVVAKAAHEEGALTIAVVTLPFTSEGTIRMENAEAGLERLRDVADTVIVVPNDRLLEVVPRLPLYAAFKVADEVLMRAVKGITELITVPGLVNLDFADVRTVMERGGVAMIGMGDSDSEDKAADSVKKALRSPLLDVDISGATAALVNVVGGPDMTMVEAEGVVQEVYDRIDPSARIIWGAQVDPEMQGRMRTMLVVTGVNSPQIYGRNDRSRSSRVAKEFDIDFLR